The Pelmatolapia mariae isolate MD_Pm_ZW linkage group LG2, Pm_UMD_F_2, whole genome shotgun sequence sequence GACTTTGATGATACGTGGCACCCTGCCACTCACCCCTCCGGAGCTGTCCTTCCTGCTGTGTTAGCTCTCAGTGACATGATGCCAGCTAACAATAAGCCCAGTGGCCTGGACTTCTTACTGGCTTTCAATGTTGGCATTGAGATTCAAGGCCGACTACTGAGGTTCTCTAATGAGGCCCACAATATCCCCAAGAGGTGAGTGCTTTAGAGCTCTATAGGTACATTAAAGTATGCTATGCTTAACTGATTGTATCATTGATATTAGGTTAGTTTCTCATTGACGATTCTGCATAAATGACTCTGGCTCTGCTGATCTCTACCCTGCAGTTTCCAAGCAGGCTGCAGAGGTGTAATGCACCGTCTATGAATTGTGTCAACAAGCTCTAAAAGGCGTGTTTTCATGCTCATGCAGGGACAGCTGAGACTCTGTGGGTAGTTTTACCACTGCTTAGCCATGTGGAGCAGAAAATGACAGAGGACTCTTTTTGCCATGTGCTTACACCCTCAAATGTGTCACCACATTATGTGCTTGTTGATTACTAAAATGACTAAAAATCTCTTACCACTCATGAAATGAGCTCACTTACACAAGTAAGAGGCTGTTTGGAAAAACAATCTTTCAGACAGGAGCTCTATTATGACCATTACGATATGTAGCACccatttaaaatttagaaacaACTAACCAaagtttctgtttctttctgaTGAATTTTCCAACAGGTTCCACCCTCCTAGTGTGGTAGGCACTATGGGAAGTGCTGCTGCATGTGCACGCCTCTTGTCTCTGGACCCCACCCAGAGCAGTCATGCATTGGCTATAGCTGCTTCTCTAGCAGGAGCCCCAATGGCTAATGCTGCCACTCAGTCCAAACCCCTCCACATTGGCAATGCCTCCCGTTTGGGGCTAGAAGCAGCTCTGCTGGCCTCCAGAGGCTTAGAGGCAAGTCCTTTGGTCCTAGATGCTGTTGCAGGGGTAGCCGGCTTCAGTGCTTTTTATGAGGATTATGTGCCACAGCCTTTACAATCACCCAGTAAGGACAGCCATATGTTCCTGCTGGAGGAACAGGACATTGGCTTCAAACGCTTCCCTGCTCATCTGGGGATGCACTGGGTGGCAGATGCTGCAGCCTCAGTCCATAAGGTTCTCGTTGGAGTTGGCCCTGGCACCATCTCCCCAGCTCAAGTGGAGGACATCCTGCTCAGAGTCCCCAAATCGAAGTACATAAACAGACCTTTCCCAGAGTCTGAGCACGAGGCACGCCACTCCTTCCAGTTCAATGCTTGCACTGCTCTCCTGGATGGAGAAGTGACTGTGCAGTCCTTCACCCCCGCTGCCATGAGCCGCCCTGACCTGCACGCTCTGCTGAGCCGTGTTCGCCTGGAGCATCCCGATGACAACCCCGCTAATTTCAACCGCATGTACGGTGAAGTCCAGCTAACCCTGGTTGGGGGCGACACTGTGAAGGGACGCTGCGACACCTTCTACGGTCACTGGCGCAATCCACTGTCCAACGACAGCCTGAGAAAGAAGTTCAGGAGCAACGCAGAGGTGGTGCTTCCCTCAGAGAAGGTCGAGCGGCTGATTGAAGTGGTGGAGGACCTGGACCAGCTCAGGGACTGCGGGAACCTTCTCTCACAACTGCAATAGACTTTGGTTTTGTTGGAGTTACACAGTAGCCTAACAGCAACACAAATATTCTTGCACATAAaaatattcaaatcaaaatatgaaaaaatctaCATGTTGAGCCATCTGACAATTTTAATATTGTAATATAGACATATATTGTTATTATCTCGGTtcatgaaaaaaatcaatattttgaGATAAGAAGTTACATTACAAAGGGAACATTAGGTGGGTTCTATCTACTGAATGCTTTCCAGTATTGCTGCTGTATATACAATGCATTAAGAGTTGTGCTTTTCCAAACAATGGATTCCTAAACGGGGTAAAAGATTGTTGCTTTTAATCTATATATCTGTTTCTATTGTCCTTCAAAGAAGATAATTTCAgtatttctgtttgtgtgttttcatctaaataaaattacaaaaaacgCAAAAAGGCATTGTCTGACATGTTCTGTGTTACATATCCCAGAGGTGCTTAAAGAGTTAGATAGCTAATGATGCAATAAAGTAGAGCACCAATGGTTTGTCAATAAATGAATCACACCCATTAGATAGTTCAAATACATGTTGTAGTATCTGATTTGATTATCAGAAGAAATATGCACATATACTTCAACTGACACCATCAGAACATCTACAGAGTGAAAGAAAAAGTTGACAGCTGATTTTGTCTTTCAAGTGTGTTTATTTGGAGTGCAAACATAAAGATGTGATAAAATGCAAAATAGTGCTGGGGAATGTAGGCTGGTTTCCTCGTTCCTGCTCCTTGAGCTTATGTGTGTTTAATGACGCGTCCACTTCAGTCTCACACAATGAACTGGAATAAACTTGAGTTTGGATCGTAAATGAATAAttcacaaattaaaacaaatcaaattgagcttaatgaagaagaaaagaaaaggcacTTTTAAGTTAATCTTTAAACTTAGCTAACAGTACCAACTTATTACCTTTGGTGCAATTTCAGTGGTTTCCCCTATTTCATAAACCTTTGTCTGGTATTCATCCTCTTATGCATTCATATTCACATTCATCCATATTCTTTCACCTATTCAGTTTAGGGTTGCAGGGTTACAGGGGTGAGGGGATTGCATCCTCTCCCCTATTTATCATAGAGCAAGAAGGGGTACTTACACCTGAACAGGTTGTTGGTTCAATAGGGTCTTATATCACATGGAAACATTTAACTATATAACCgtgtaaaactgaaaaacaatggTGTATTATCTGATCATAAAAGGCAAGGACACAATTTTTCCCTCTGTACCCCAGTGCAATGGATTTGAAAGGAACCAATCCAGGTATGACATAAATGTAAACTATTAACCTTAATACACAATATTTAAGAAACATATTTGATGaaccatttaaaaattacaataattCCAAAAAATGTCCCTCTATCACCAAGGGCTCAAAAGTAATAATTTAATTAACTGAAGTAATAAATAGTGTTATGGGCAGATGTGGTCCACTGTATagcagaaagaagagcattTTGATTTCAgttataataataacattaaaacaCGATATCTGTTCTGTTTTTCGGTTCAATAGGGTCTTATATCGCTGATAAACAGTTTCATAACAGAcaactgtgtgttttatttatgtaaatttttcTTTAACTGTGGGCACGCAACagaatttttaacatttttcctTTATAAGATGAAGGCTGGATAAtgctctttaatttt is a genomic window containing:
- the irg1l gene encoding LOW QUALITY PROTEIN: immunoresponsive gene 1, like (The sequence of the model RefSeq protein was modified relative to this genomic sequence to represent the inferred CDS: substituted 1 base at 1 genomic stop codon), translating into FVLXKAIRPVWAARAIHKSAVEVLKQPAPEDTVTASFGKFISEIKPQHLSPVVLHRSKRMVLDSIGVGLIGSTTDVFELALQHCQNMYAPGDTSSVYGRRGIRLSPILAAFVNGVATHSMDFDDTWHPATHPSGAVLPAVLALSDMMPANNKPSGLDFLLAFNVGIEIQGRLLRFSNEAHNIPKRFHPPSVVGTMGSAAACARLLSLDPTQSSHALAIAASLAGAPMANAATQSKPLHIGNASRLGLEAALLASRGLEASPLVLDAVAGVAGFSAFYEDYVPQPLQSPSKDSHMFLLEEQDIGFKRFPAHLGMHWVADAAASVHKVLVGVGPGTISPAQVEDILLRVPKSKYINRPFPESEHEARHSFQFNACTALLDGEVTVQSFTPAAMSRPDLHALLSRVRLEHPDDNPANFNRMYGEVQLTLVGGDTVKGRCDTFYGHWRNPLSNDSLRKKFRSNAEVVLPSEKVERLIEVVEDLDQLRDCGNLLSQLQ